The DNA window GTACTGGCCGTCACGCGCGCCCGCAGGCGCCGCGAGGTCCTGATCTACGCGTGGCTGATGCCGGCGTCGACGGTGGTGCAGGCCGTGATCGGCGGCATCACGGTGCTCACCGGACTGCTGTGGTGGACGGTCGCCATTCACCTACTGGCGTCGATGACCATGGTGTGGGTGTCGGTGCTGCTCTACGTCAAGATCGGCGAACCTGATAGCGGCATTGTCCGGCATCGGGTTCCGAAACCGTTGCGCCAGTTGACTGTTCTGAGTGCGATGACGCTGGCCGCCGTGCTCGTGACCGGAACACTGGTCACCGGTGCAGGCCCGCACGCGGGCGACAAGAGCATCACCCAACCGGTGCCGCGGCTAGGGGTCGAGATCACGACGCTCGTGCATATGCACTCCTCGCTGCTCGTGGCGTACCTGTCGATGGTCGTCGCGCTGGGCTTTGCATTGCTCGCCGTGCGCGCACCGCGGCCCGTCATGCTGCGGCTCGCGGTGCTCGTCGGGCTGGTGTGCGCTCAAGGAGTCGTCGGTACCGTGCAGTACTTCAACGATGTCCCGGCGACGCTCGTGGCCATCCACGTCGCCGGTGCGGCCGCGTGCACCGCGGCCACCGCCGCGCTATGGGCGTCGCTGCGAGAGCGGGCCGAGGCCACGACGCTCGAGGGTGTCCTCGACACCGACGACGAAATCGCGCTGCCTGCGCGACCGGGTGGCGGCGTCTAACTGCCGCCAACCCAGCGACGGCTCGACGAGCTCGAGTTCCAGCAGCTTCGGATCGGTGGGACCGCCGATCAGATCGACCCGCGCGTAGAGCAGTTCGGCCACCTCGATGCCCAGGTGGCTGGCCGCGGCGACCAGTGCCGCATGGCCGAGGTCCCACAGCTCGAAGTCGGGGTCGGCCGGTGTCAGCGACTCCTCGGCGTACGTGCCCGAGTCGTCGAAGGCCGGCCGGCTGCCCGGCGGCGGCAGGATGGGCCCTTTGGTGAATGCGTGCGAGGAGCGACCGCCAACGAAGACCAGGGCCGTCTCGCCGTCCTCGACCCGCTCGTCGTAGGGCTGCACCAGCGCGGTCCGGCCATCGGAATGCAGCGCCGCGACGTGGGCGCAGGCGTCATCGCTGTCGCTGAACCGTTGTGCACCAACGGATCCGGCACCGACCGCCGGTTTGACCACGAGCTCGCCGGAAGGCAGGACTACCGGCTCGCCCGGCGCGAAAAACCAGCTCGGGACGACTGGCACACCGGCCGCGGCGAGGTCGGCCAGATAGCGCTTGTCGACATTCCACGCGACCACCTCGGGGGCATTGGCGAGGTTGGGGACTTTCGTCGTCCAGTCCAGGAATTCGTCGAGGCGGTCGATGTAGTCCCACGTCGCCCGCAGGATCACCAGGTCCGCCTCCAGCGTGGCCGGGTCATCCCAGGACAGCCAGCGCGCATGGAGACCCCGTCTGCGCAGCGCGACGACCAGCTCGGCGTCGTCTCCGTCTCCCTCGGGCAGCGCCGCACAGCCCGCGAGCACGATGCGCGGATGGAAGACGTCTGGGCGGGCGAGTTTCATACCAAGGCAGGATAGAAGGATGTACGCCATCGAAGTCGCCGAGACCGGCGGACCAGAAGTCCTGACCTACGTCGAGAAGCCACAGCCGACCCCGGGGCCCGGCGAGGTACTGATCAAAGCCGAAGCCATAGGCGTGAACTTTCTCGACACGTACTTCCGCTCGGGGCTCTATCCGCGGGAGGTGCCCTTCGTCCTCGGCAACGAGGTGTGCGGCACTGTCGAGGCCGTTGGCGACGAGGTCGCCGCGCTGAGCATCGGCGATCGGGTGGTCACCGCCCAGGCCAATGGCGCTTATGCCGAATACGCCTTGGCGGCAGCTGATTTCTGTGCCTACGTGCCCGAAGGCGTCAGCTCCGACGCGGCCGCTGCGGCCCTGCTCAAGGGAATGACCGCGCACTACCTGATCTTCTCGACTTACCCGGTGCAGCAGGGCGACGCCGTTTTGGTGCACGCGGGAGCGGGAGGCGTCGGCCTGATCCTGACGCAGTGGGCCACCAGCATGGCCGCCAGGGTGATCACGACGGTGTCCACGCCTGAGAAGGCGGAGCTGTCGCGGGCCGCGGGTGCCGTCGAGGTTCTCGACTACCCCGACGATCCCGCAGCGTTCGGCGCCAAGATCAAGGAACTGACCGACGGCGGTGTGGCCGTCGTCTATGACGGCGTCGGCGCCGACACCTTCGACGCCAGCATCGCCAGCCTCGCCGTCCGCGGCACACTGGCGCTGTTCGGCGCATCGAGCGGACCCGTCCCGCCATTCGATCCGCAACGGCTCAACGCCGCGGGCTCAGTATTCCTGACCAGGCCGACGCTGGTCCACTACACCCGCACACCCGATGAATTCGCTTGGCGCGCAGGAGAACTTCTCGATGCGATCTCCAACGGCACCATCGATGTAACGGTCAGCGAGCGCTATCGCCTAGAAGACGCCGAACAGGCTCACCGGGACTTGCAGGGCCGCAAGACCGTCGGCTCCGTGGTGCTGGTGCCCTAGTCTAGAGGTGTAGCAGCGTCGGAAGATCGAGCGCCGAGTCGACTGCCAGCGCGCAGAACACCACGGCAAGGTAGTTGTTCGACTGCAGGAACAGGCGCAGCGGCTTGACCGGCTCGCCGCGGCGGACACCGCTGTAGAGCTGATGGGCCATCACCAGGAACCACGCTCCGGCCAGAACGGCGACGGCCGCGTACAGCCAGCCGGTGGCCAGCGCGAGCGAAAGGGTGGCCGCCACCGTCAGCCACGTGTAGATCAGGATTTGCTTGGTCACCTGTTGCTCGGTGGCCACCACGGGCAGCATCGGTACCCCGGCCGCGGCGTAGTCCTCCTTGTAGCGCATCGCCAGCGCCCACGTGTGCGGCGGCGTCCAGAAGAAGATGATCGCGAACATCACCAACGCGGGCCACTGGATGGTCCCGGTGACCGCCGACCAGCCGATCATCACCGGCATGCAGCCCGCCGCGCCGCCCCACACCACGTTCTGCGTCGTGCGGCGCTTGAGAAGCAGCGTGTAGACGAGCACATAGAACGCGATCGTCGCGCCGGCGAGGTGCGCGGACAGCATGTTCGTGGTCCACCACAGCCAGAAGAACGAGCCGACGGAAAGGATCAGTCCGAAGATCAGCGCGTGGCTGCGCGGGACGGTGTCGCGGGCCAGCGGGCGGCGCTCGGTGCGCTTCATCTTCTTGTCGATGTCGGCGTCGGCCACACAGTTCAACGTGTTGGCCCCCGCCGCTGCCAGCAGGCCACCGACCAGCGTGTTCAGGATGAGCAACGGGTCGACCGTGCCGCGGTTGGCCAGCAACATGGCCGGAATGGTGGTGACGAGAAGCAGCTCGATGACCCGCGGCTTCGTCAGCGAGAGGTAGCCAAGCAGCGTGGTGCGCACTCGGCCGTGCGTCCCGGCGGGGAGCTGGCTCTCGCGAATGTCCACGCAGTAACTCCTTGAAATGGCTGCAGCGCGCGCGGCGTCTACTACAGAGGATGGTAGACCGCTGCTGAACGGCCGCCTAATCGTCCCCCAAGCAGCCTGCAGCGGATGACTGTCCCGCACTAGGCTGTTTGAAGAGCCAGTTTGGAAGAGCTCAATCGTCGACCAGGAGAGGGCGCCTGTGACCACGCTCGAAGAGATTTCCACCCTTACCCGTCCCCATCACCCCGACGACTGGGCCGACGTGGACTCGGTTGCAGTCGACACCGCTCGGGTGCTGGCAGCCGATGCGGTGCAGAAGGTGGGTAACGGGCACCCCGGTACGGCGATGAGCCTGGCGCCGCTGGCGTACACGTTATTCCAGCGCCAGATGCGCCACGACCCGAGTGACGTGCACTGGCTCGGTCGCGACCGGTTCGTGCTGTCCTGTGGGCATTCCAGCCTGACGCTGTACATCCAGCTCTACCTCGGCGGCTTCGGCCTGGAGCTCACCGATATCGAGTCGCTACGCACGTGGAAGTCCAAGACGCCCGGCCATCCCGAGTTCCGCCATACCAAGGGCGTGGAGATCACCACCGGGCCGCTGGGTCAGGGCTTGGCCTCGGCCGTCGGTATGGCGATGGCATCGCGTTACGAGCGCGGCCTGTTCGACCCCGACGCGCCTGCCGGAGAGAGTCCGTTCGACCACTTCATCTACGTCATCGCCTCCGACGGCGACATGGAGGAGGGCGTCACCAGTGAGGCCTCCTCGCTGGCGGGAACTCAGCAGCTCGGCAATCTCATCGTGTTCTACGACCACAATCAGATCTCCATCGAGCACGACACGAATATCGCCCTCTCCGAGGATGTTCCGGCACGCTATCGCGCCTACGGCTGGCATGTCCAGGAGGTCGAGGGCGGAGAGAACGTCGTCGGAATCGAAGAGGCGATCGAAGCCGCACGGGCTGTCACCGACAAACCGTCGTTCATTTCGGTGCGGACGATCATCGGCTACCCGGCACCCACCAAGATGAACACCGGCGGCGTGCACGGGTCGGCGCTGGGCGACGAAGAGGTGGCCGCCACCAAGAAGGTGCTCGGCTTCGATCCGGACAAGACGTTCGAGGTGCGCCCCGAGGTCATCGAGCACACCCGCAAGCTGGTGGCACGCGGTAAGGAAGCCCACGAGAAGTGGCAACCGCAGTTCGATGCCTGGGCCGAGCGGGAGCCCGAGCGCAAGAAGCTGCTCGACCGACTGCTCGCTCAGGAACTGCCCGAGGGTTGGGACGCCGACCTGACGTACTGGGAACCGGGCAGCAAGGCGCTCGCCACCCGCGCGGCGTTCGGTCAGGTGCTCAACGACGTGGCGCCGAAGTTGCCTGAATTATGGGGCGGGTCAGCCGATCTCGCGGGTAGCAATAACACCACGATCAAGGATGTGAAGTCATTCGGGCCGCCGTCGATCTCGACCGAGGACTTCACGGCCGACTGGTACGGCCGGGTGCTGCATTTCGGTATCCGCGAGCATGCGATGGGGTCGATTCTTTCCGGCATCGTGCTGCACGGTCCAACCCGCGCGTTCGGCGGAACCTTCCTTCAGTTCTCCGATTACATGCGCCCCGCGGTCCGGCTGGCGTCGCTGATGGACATCGACACCATCTACATCTGGACGCACGACTCCATCGGTCTTGGCGAGGACGGACCGACGCACCAGCCGATCGAGCACCTCGCGGCGCTGCGGGCGATTCCGAACCTTTCGGTGGTGCGGCCCGGTGACCCCAACGAGACGGCCTACGCGTGGCGCAGCATCCTGGCTCGCGGCAACGGCAGCGGTCCCGTGGGTTTCATCCTCACGCGTCAGGGCATCCCAGTGCTGGAGGGCACCAGTTCCGAGGGTGTCGCCAAGGGTGGGTACGTGCTAGGGGGTCCTTCCCCCGAAGAAGTGCGCGACGCCGACGTGATCATCATCAGTACCGGTTCCGAGCTACAGCTCGCGGTGGAAGCCAAGAAGCTTTTGGCCGAGAAGGACATCACCGCGTATGTGGTGTCGATGCCGTGCGTCGAGTGGTTCGAATCGCAGCCGAAGGAGTACCGCGACTCCGTTCTCCCTCCGTCGGTTTCGGCACGAGTTGCCGTCGAGGCGGCGGTCGCCCAGAGCTGGTACAAGCTGGTGGGCGATACCGGGGAGATTGTGTCGATCGAGCACTACGGCGAATCGGCCGACGACAAGACGCTGTTCCGCGAGTTCGGTTTCACCCCCGAGGCCGTCGCGGCCGCCGCAGAGCGATCCATAGACAACTGAACCTCACAGAAGGGCAACAATCATGACGCAGAACCCGAATTTGGCCGCCCTGTCCGCCGCTGGCGTCTCGGTCTGGCTCGACGACCTGTCGCGGGAGCGGCTGCAGACCGGCAATCTGCAGGAGCTCGTCGACACTCGCAGCGTCGTCGGGGTGACCACCAACCCGTCGATCTTCCAGGCGGCGTTGTCGAAGGGCAACGCCTACGACGATCAGGTCAAGGAGTTGGCCGAGCGCGGCGCGGACGTCGACGCGACGATCCGCACCGTCACCACCGACGATGTCCGCAATGCCTGCGACGTACTGACCAAACAGTACGAGCAGTCCGGAGGCGTCGACGGACGGGTGTCGATCGAGGTCGACCCGCGACTTGCACACGATGCCGACAAGACCATCGCGCAGGCAATCGAGCTGTGGAAGATCGTCGACCGGCCGAATCTGCTGATCAAGATTCCGGCAATGGAAGAGGGCATACCAGCCATCACGTCCGTTATCGCCGAGGGTATTTCGGTGAACGTGACGTTGATCTTCTCGGTGGAACGTCACCGAGCCGTCATGGACGCGTATCTGGCCGGCCTCGAGAAGGCCAAGGAAGCCGGCCACGATATCTCCAAGATCCATTCCGTTGCATCGTTCTTCGTGTCCCGGGTGGACACCGAGATCGACAAGCGGCTGGAGCAGATCGGCTCGGAGGAGGCGCTGGCGTTGCGCGGTAAGGCCGGAGTGGCCAACGCCCATCTGGCCTATGCGGCTTACGAAGAGGTGTTCGTCGGTGGTTCGCGCTTCGAGCCGCTGAAGGCCGCCGGAGCACGGGTTCAGCGTCCGCTGTGGGCATCGACGGGCGTCAAGAATCCGGACTACTCCGACACGCTCTATGTCACCGAACTCGTCGCGCCGAACACCGTTAACACCATGCCGGAGAAGACGATCGACGCAGTGGCCGATCATGGCGTCATCACCGGCGACACCGTCACCGGCAAGGGCGCCGAGGCCCAGGCCGTATTCGACAAGCTGGAGGCGGTCGGCATCGATCTCCCGGACGTATTCAAGGTGCTCGAGGACGAGGGTGTCGAGAAGTTCGAGAAGTCCTGGCAGGAGTTGCTGGACGCCACGCAGGAGCAGCTCGACTCCGCCAAGAAATGAGCGAATGGCGTAATCCGCTGCGCGACAAGCGCGATAAGCGGATGCCGCATATCGCCGGTCCGTGTGCGGTGGTCATCTTCGGTGTGACGGGTGATCTGGCGCGCAAGAAGCTGATGCCCGCGATCTACGATCTCGCCAACCGGGGGCTGCTTCCAGCCAACTTCGCCCTGGTCGGGTTCGCCCGGCGCGACTGGGAGGACGAGGATTTCGCGAAGCTGGTCAACGAAGCGGTCCAAGGACACGCCCGGACACCGTTCCGCCAGGAGGTATGGGACCGCCTGGCTGAGGGCATCCGGTTCGTCAAGGGCACCTTCGACGATCCGAAGGGATATGAGAGCCTCGCCGAGACCCTGCAGAAGTTGGACGCCGAACGCGGGACCGGTGGCAACCACGCGTTCTACCTGTCGATTCCTCCCAATGCCTTTCCCGTGGTCTGCGAACAGCTCAAGGAGTCCGGGCTGGCCAACAAGCCCGACGGCTCCTGGAGCCGGGTGGTCATCGAGAAGCCGTTCGGACACGATCTGCAGAGCGCGCGAGATCTCAACGCCGTGGTCAACAGCGTCTTCCCAGAGGACTCGGTGTTCCGCATCGACCACTACCTCGGCAAGGAGACGGTCCAGAACATTCTGGCTCTGCGCTTCGCCAATGAGCTGTACGAACCGATTTGGAACAACAACTACGTCGACAGCGTCCAGATCACGATGGCCGAGGACATCGGTCTCGGCGGCCGGGGTGGCTACTACGACGGGGTCGGCGCGGCACGCGACGTCATCCAGAACCACCTGCTGCAGTTGATGGCGCTGACGGCCATGGAAGAGCCTGTCAGCTTCGGGCCGCGTGAACTGCAGGCGGAGAAGATCAAGATTCTCTCGGCGACGCAGGTGATGCAGCCGCTGGATCAGACCACCGCACGCGGTCAGTACTCCGCGGGTTGGCAGGGCAGCGAGCAGGTCGTCGGGCTGCTCGAGGAGGACGGGTTCTCCAAGGACTCGACCACCGAGACCTACGCTGCCATTGCGTTGGAGATCGACACCCGCCGCTGGGCCGGCGTGCCGTTTTTCCTTCGAACCGGAAAACGGCTGGGCCGCAGAGTTACCGAGATTGCGTTGATCTTCAAGAGGGCACCGCATCTGCCCTTCGACAAGACGATGACCGAAGAACTCGGCCAGAACGCCGTGGTGATCAGGGTGCAGCCCGACGAAGGCATCACCACGCGGTTCGGCTCCAAGGTGCCCGGCAGCGCCATGGAGGTCCGCGACGTGAACATGGACTTCTCCTACG is part of the Mycolicibacterium tusciae JS617 genome and encodes:
- a CDS encoding COX15/CtaA family protein; translated protein: MPVGRIFLRLVDLLPLPSLRVQRAVAVAVILSQGGIAVTGAIVRVTASGLGCPTWPQCFPGSFTPIPHPEVAGIHQAVEFGNRMITFLVVLTAALAVLAVTRARRRREVLIYAWLMPASTVVQAVIGGITVLTGLLWWTVAIHLLASMTMVWVSVLLYVKIGEPDSGIVRHRVPKPLRQLTVLSAMTLAAVLVTGTLVTGAGPHAGDKSITQPVPRLGVEITTLVHMHSSLLVAYLSMVVALGFALLAVRAPRPVMLRLAVLVGLVCAQGVVGTVQYFNDVPATLVAIHVAGAAACTAATAALWASLRERAEATTLEGVLDTDDEIALPARPGGGV
- a CDS encoding ATP-grasp domain-containing protein, translating into MKLARPDVFHPRIVLAGCAALPEGDGDDAELVVALRRRGLHARWLSWDDPATLEADLVILRATWDYIDRLDEFLDWTTKVPNLANAPEVVAWNVDKRYLADLAAAGVPVVPSWFFAPGEPVVLPSGELVVKPAVGAGSVGAQRFSDSDDACAHVAALHSDGRTALVQPYDERVEDGETALVFVGGRSSHAFTKGPILPPPGSRPAFDDSGTYAEESLTPADPDFELWDLGHAALVAAASHLGIEVAELLYARVDLIGGPTDPKLLELELVEPSLGWRQLDAATRSRRQRDFVVGVEDTLERRGLGPLSQRRP
- a CDS encoding quinone oxidoreductase family protein; the protein is MYAIEVAETGGPEVLTYVEKPQPTPGPGEVLIKAEAIGVNFLDTYFRSGLYPREVPFVLGNEVCGTVEAVGDEVAALSIGDRVVTAQANGAYAEYALAAADFCAYVPEGVSSDAAAAALLKGMTAHYLIFSTYPVQQGDAVLVHAGAGGVGLILTQWATSMAARVITTVSTPEKAELSRAAGAVEVLDYPDDPAAFGAKIKELTDGGVAVVYDGVGADTFDASIASLAVRGTLALFGASSGPVPPFDPQRLNAAGSVFLTRPTLVHYTRTPDEFAWRAGELLDAISNGTIDVTVSERYRLEDAEQAHRDLQGRKTVGSVVLVP
- a CDS encoding heme o synthase; translated protein: MDIRESQLPAGTHGRVRTTLLGYLSLTKPRVIELLLVTTIPAMLLANRGTVDPLLILNTLVGGLLAAAGANTLNCVADADIDKKMKRTERRPLARDTVPRSHALIFGLILSVGSFFWLWWTTNMLSAHLAGATIAFYVLVYTLLLKRRTTQNVVWGGAAGCMPVMIGWSAVTGTIQWPALVMFAIIFFWTPPHTWALAMRYKEDYAAAGVPMLPVVATEQQVTKQILIYTWLTVAATLSLALATGWLYAAVAVLAGAWFLVMAHQLYSGVRRGEPVKPLRLFLQSNNYLAVVFCALAVDSALDLPTLLHL
- the tkt gene encoding transketolase, which produces MTTLEEISTLTRPHHPDDWADVDSVAVDTARVLAADAVQKVGNGHPGTAMSLAPLAYTLFQRQMRHDPSDVHWLGRDRFVLSCGHSSLTLYIQLYLGGFGLELTDIESLRTWKSKTPGHPEFRHTKGVEITTGPLGQGLASAVGMAMASRYERGLFDPDAPAGESPFDHFIYVIASDGDMEEGVTSEASSLAGTQQLGNLIVFYDHNQISIEHDTNIALSEDVPARYRAYGWHVQEVEGGENVVGIEEAIEAARAVTDKPSFISVRTIIGYPAPTKMNTGGVHGSALGDEEVAATKKVLGFDPDKTFEVRPEVIEHTRKLVARGKEAHEKWQPQFDAWAEREPERKKLLDRLLAQELPEGWDADLTYWEPGSKALATRAAFGQVLNDVAPKLPELWGGSADLAGSNNTTIKDVKSFGPPSISTEDFTADWYGRVLHFGIREHAMGSILSGIVLHGPTRAFGGTFLQFSDYMRPAVRLASLMDIDTIYIWTHDSIGLGEDGPTHQPIEHLAALRAIPNLSVVRPGDPNETAYAWRSILARGNGSGPVGFILTRQGIPVLEGTSSEGVAKGGYVLGGPSPEEVRDADVIIISTGSELQLAVEAKKLLAEKDITAYVVSMPCVEWFESQPKEYRDSVLPPSVSARVAVEAAVAQSWYKLVGDTGEIVSIEHYGESADDKTLFREFGFTPEAVAAAAERSIDN
- the tal gene encoding transaldolase; translated protein: MTQNPNLAALSAAGVSVWLDDLSRERLQTGNLQELVDTRSVVGVTTNPSIFQAALSKGNAYDDQVKELAERGADVDATIRTVTTDDVRNACDVLTKQYEQSGGVDGRVSIEVDPRLAHDADKTIAQAIELWKIVDRPNLLIKIPAMEEGIPAITSVIAEGISVNVTLIFSVERHRAVMDAYLAGLEKAKEAGHDISKIHSVASFFVSRVDTEIDKRLEQIGSEEALALRGKAGVANAHLAYAAYEEVFVGGSRFEPLKAAGARVQRPLWASTGVKNPDYSDTLYVTELVAPNTVNTMPEKTIDAVADHGVITGDTVTGKGAEAQAVFDKLEAVGIDLPDVFKVLEDEGVEKFEKSWQELLDATQEQLDSAKK
- the zwf gene encoding glucose-6-phosphate dehydrogenase — encoded protein: MSEWRNPLRDKRDKRMPHIAGPCAVVIFGVTGDLARKKLMPAIYDLANRGLLPANFALVGFARRDWEDEDFAKLVNEAVQGHARTPFRQEVWDRLAEGIRFVKGTFDDPKGYESLAETLQKLDAERGTGGNHAFYLSIPPNAFPVVCEQLKESGLANKPDGSWSRVVIEKPFGHDLQSARDLNAVVNSVFPEDSVFRIDHYLGKETVQNILALRFANELYEPIWNNNYVDSVQITMAEDIGLGGRGGYYDGVGAARDVIQNHLLQLMALTAMEEPVSFGPRELQAEKIKILSATQVMQPLDQTTARGQYSAGWQGSEQVVGLLEEDGFSKDSTTETYAAIALEIDTRRWAGVPFFLRTGKRLGRRVTEIALIFKRAPHLPFDKTMTEELGQNAVVIRVQPDEGITTRFGSKVPGSAMEVRDVNMDFSYGSAFAEDSPEAYERLILDVLLGEPSLFPVNREVEFSWEILDPVLDYWASQGRPEAYESGTWGPESADEMLHRMGREWRRP